In Bacteroidota bacterium, the following are encoded in one genomic region:
- the clpP gene encoding ATP-dependent Clp endopeptidase proteolytic subunit ClpP, which yields MNYGKEFHKYATKHHGISSLKTETYITSEVRDMTRTVIEERPVNFREIDVFSRLMVDRIIFLGTQVDDYFANIIQAQLLFLQSIDAKRDIQVYINSPGGSVYAGLGIYDTMQYITPSVATICTGMAASMGAVLMCAGDKGKRAALKHSRIMIHQPMGGAQGQESDIEITAREIKKLKRELYEIIATHSGQPYEKVEADSDRDYWMTAQEAKDYGMIDELLVKNK from the coding sequence ATGAATTACGGAAAAGAATTTCACAAGTATGCCACCAAACATCATGGCATTAGCAGTTTGAAAACAGAAACTTATATTACTAGCGAGGTTAGAGACATGACCCGCACCGTGATAGAAGAACGCCCCGTCAACTTCCGCGAGATTGACGTATTCTCTCGTTTGATGGTAGATCGCATTATTTTCTTAGGGACACAAGTAGATGATTATTTTGCCAATATTATACAAGCACAATTACTATTTCTACAGTCGATAGATGCTAAACGCGACATACAAGTATATATAAATAGCCCAGGTGGTTCAGTATATGCTGGCTTGGGTATATATGATACTATGCAATATATAACACCAAGCGTAGCAACTATATGCACAGGTATGGCAGCCAGTATGGGTGCGGTATTGATGTGTGCTGGCGACAAAGGAAAACGTGCTGCACTTAAACATAGCCGTATCATGATTCACCAACCTATGGGTGGAGCACAAGGCCAAGAAAGCGATATTGAAATCACTGCCCGCGAAATCAAGAAATTAAAAAGAGAATTATACGAAATTATCGCTACACACTCAGGCCAACCCTACGAAAAAGTAGAAGCTGATAGTGACCGCGATTACTGGATGACTGCTCAAGAAGCCAAAGATTATGGCATGATTGACGAGTTATTAGTGAAGAATAAATAA
- a CDS encoding TIGR04255 family protein, producing the protein MRLLLSFLVQYSNNHLIEVSCGFEFPEETTTWDSTYFGRYFEKIKSLGFNQRTERKGVQIKFEANLIDASKEPFTTSQAEDQVIFRDEEKGLAVLIGKGRISFHCVKNYMGWEGFLNEVIKPYSELYKTLDLGNGKRQCSIVYLNRFNKEVGDGLSDYFTLISPLEQKFGAEIITSVQRIISNKNNLLISKLNSQVIQNIQNINLECGAVCIDEECIKNNDWIYQANQTHEPIFNFFKAITTDNLRNTL; encoded by the coding sequence TTGCGTTTACTATTAAGTTTTCTTGTGCAATATTCTAATAACCATTTAATTGAAGTAAGTTGTGGGTTTGAGTTTCCAGAGGAAACTACTACTTGGGATAGTACATATTTTGGGCGTTACTTTGAAAAAATTAAATCACTGGGTTTTAATCAACGTACTGAAAGAAAGGGGGTTCAAATTAAGTTTGAAGCAAATTTGATAGATGCGAGCAAAGAACCTTTTACAACTTCGCAAGCCGAAGATCAAGTAATTTTCAGGGATGAAGAAAAAGGATTAGCTGTTCTTATAGGAAAAGGAAGAATTTCCTTCCATTGTGTTAAGAACTATATGGGATGGGAGGGATTTCTTAATGAAGTTATTAAACCATATTCAGAACTTTATAAAACTCTTGATCTTGGAAATGGTAAGCGACAATGCAGTATAGTTTATTTGAATAGATTTAATAAAGAAGTAGGAGATGGCTTGTCAGATTATTTTACTTTAATTAGCCCTTTGGAACAAAAATTTGGTGCGGAAATCATTACTTCTGTTCAAAGAATTATCTCCAATAAAAATAATTTATTGATTTCAAAATTAAATTCTCAAGTTATACAAAATATACAAAATATCAATTTAGAATGTGGTGCGGTTTGTATTGATGAGGAATGCATAAAAAATAATGATTGGATTTATCAAGCAAACCAAACGCATGAACCAATTTTTAATTTCTTCAAGGCAATAACTACAGATAATTTAAGGAATACCTTATAA
- the tig gene encoding trigger factor produces the protein MNVELIKHDDLNATIKVSIAPADYMPEYEKSLKQYAKNMNVPGFRPGQAPKSMVEKRFGDSLFSDTLNVLLEKAVTGQLKENELDILGKPLENENQPSHHAFAKDIEYNFMIDLGLSPKFELNFDELGGMELVKINIDQKMLDDETKQLQRRFGKHDQVENAGDTDLVYVTLTELDENGEVLEGGVAKATSIGLEFMKHEPTKQQLLEAKVGEDFVVNVFNLFNDDIAEMHHALDIPEAAVNDLNKNFKANISQIYHMELAAFDQGLWDKVFGEGTCSGEADFYEKLKLDLEGYYNSQGRHLFEHALVDKVIESHQIPLPETFLKRWMQREFPDQYNSETIDHKFDNEKVGLRWQLIKEKIQKDNDIKVEPEEVKQYMTTEMRMQLVRSGMSNIEMFEGYIQQAVEKSMTEQDKYYSTHQKVMGDKVVRKLGELVTVKETILPPDVFFDTIKKHNEEHHKH, from the coding sequence GTGAACGTAGAACTCATTAAACACGACGACTTAAACGCTACCATCAAGGTATCCATTGCACCGGCTGATTATATGCCTGAGTACGAAAAATCTTTAAAGCAATATGCCAAAAACATGAATGTCCCTGGCTTCCGTCCTGGACAGGCACCGAAGAGTATGGTGGAAAAAAGATTTGGCGACAGTTTGTTTTCCGATACACTCAATGTATTGTTAGAGAAGGCTGTAACTGGGCAGCTTAAAGAAAACGAATTGGACATTTTGGGCAAACCATTGGAAAACGAAAACCAGCCCTCGCATCACGCCTTTGCAAAAGACATCGAATATAATTTTATGATCGACCTAGGTCTATCGCCAAAATTTGAACTTAATTTTGATGAGCTTGGTGGTATGGAATTGGTGAAAATCAATATCGACCAAAAAATGTTGGACGATGAAACCAAACAATTGCAACGCCGTTTTGGAAAACACGACCAAGTGGAAAACGCAGGCGATACTGATTTGGTATATGTGACCCTTACCGAGCTTGACGAAAATGGTGAAGTGCTTGAAGGTGGTGTTGCCAAAGCTACCAGCATCGGGCTTGAATTTATGAAACACGAACCTACCAAACAACAATTATTGGAAGCCAAAGTAGGTGAAGATTTTGTGGTGAATGTTTTCAATTTATTTAATGATGATATTGCCGAAATGCACCACGCACTAGATATTCCTGAAGCCGCGGTGAATGATTTGAATAAAAATTTCAAAGCCAATATTTCTCAAATATATCATATGGAATTGGCAGCTTTCGACCAAGGGCTATGGGATAAAGTATTTGGCGAAGGAACTTGCAGTGGTGAAGCAGACTTTTACGAAAAATTAAAATTAGATTTGGAAGGGTATTATAATTCACAAGGCCGTCATTTATTCGAGCATGCATTGGTCGACAAAGTAATTGAAAGCCATCAAATACCTTTGCCAGAAACATTTTTGAAACGTTGGATGCAACGGGAATTTCCCGATCAATATAATAGTGAGACCATCGACCACAAATTCGATAACGAAAAAGTAGGATTGCGTTGGCAGCTCATCAAAGAAAAAATTCAAAAAGACAATGATATAAAAGTTGAACCAGAAGAAGTGAAGCAATATATGACAACGGAGATGCGCATGCAGCTAGTCCGCTCAGGCATGTCGAATATAGAAATGTTTGAGGGTTATATACAACAAGCCGTCGAAAAATCGATGACAGAACAAGACAAATATTATAGTACACATCAAAAAGTAATGGGCGATAAAGTAGTGAGAAAATTAGGTGAACTTGTTACGGTAAAAGAAACAATTTTACCTCCTGATGTGTTCTTTGATACGATAAAGAAACATAATGAAGAACACCACAAGCACTAA